TCTTAGAAGACAGAAGAGATAAGAtttaatattttgatatttagTAATTTTCAGAAAGAAATGCTGAATATAATTATTCACTGCGTGTGTGTTCATGGAACCATCTTGTATAAACTGTGACCTCCAAATGGTCATCGTAGGGAAGTTGGAAATTCCATTTGCGCCACACTACAATTACACAGCGCCACCGTTAAGTACCCACTAATAAGTTATAATTACATTTTTCGACGAAACAAACTTTTCTTCCTTTCCGCCATTCCCGGAAACGAATCGTTCCAGTCAGCCAACTCCCGCTTTGTTtcagcaccccccccccccaccatAGATTTCCCATTAAAGGCAACAGGAACTTTACCTCCAGGGGGCAGATGGACCGAATCACCCCGAAAAGTACGTCGCCTGGGGAAGGAGCAAGTAATATATTTCCatcaatataatatacaacTATAATAACAGGTGGGAGCAAATTCTAGAGCTTAGCGATCGAATGGAGAAGTCGGAAAGTCGTACGGCGTAATAGGTTTATGGGAAAACGGTGAATATTTCATTAATGGGCAACTGTTGCTTAACAAGTTGAACAAGTCGCCGAATATTCGCCAGTTAAGGTGAAGCGGAAGGAAGATTCCATTTACAACTGTCAGAGGCGCTGTTCACTCGGAAGCTTCAGCGTTTGGGCAATGAGTGCAGCAAAGTTTCCAGACAGAATCATGCCCTTAATTATTCAGCACAAAGTTCCTCTACAAAGCCTTGTGTTCTTGCTGATGAATGCTCTGCCGTGTGCCTTGTGATTACCGATAGCAGCATTGTTATCGTGTGTCATTAGTCTATTTGAATTATCTCAGTATTTTATTACATCGTTATATACACTTGAAAATTTGATACAATTGAAATCCTATGGTACATACAGAATATTTTAATACAAACTTATGAACCACATACACGTTACATAAACTTTGAGATCACATATCAAATAATTCGTAGAACTGATCGTCAATCAAAATGCTATATTCCTCTGGTTTTGAACTAAGATCTATACTGTCCTTCACATTCAGGGAACCGTCGATAGAGCGCATTTGATAGTCAATAACGGCATCGTTTTCATTCATTACTAGTTCGTTTTCCATTCCTTCATCGATCACTAGTTTACAGTCTTCATcgtcatcaccatcatcatccgTCATCGCATCCCACTCATCAACAACCACACATTGGATCTCCTTCCATAACAGAATATTTTTCGTCAAATGAAAACCATCGTGACATGCGAGGAATTCGGCTAAGGTAGGAACAGCGGCCGGTTTTAACGAGTCCGCCATTTTGCGTTTTCGAGGTATTTCAATATCGAAAATAGATCTCTTGGTGTCATACTGAAAAATCTCCTCTCTTTCATTATATTGTTGAGTTTTATCGACTCGCATGCACATCATACAATCTTCTACAGCTTGATTGGTTTCCTGGAACGTTTCAAAACCCACAGTGAACGGCTATTTTATGTGTATCTAAAGAAATTACCATTTTGCAGTATCTCCGAACAAACAAAACTCTTGATTCACACAGTCACAGTAATAATGTACCAATGTAACAATGGACCTACGCAATTGTTTTCGTAGCACTGGTGAATTTAACAGTGGCATGGATGCCAAATGACTCCATTTTGAACCCATTTGGctttttgaataaacattcTATTCTTGGAAAATACTTCAACTATATCTTTGTATATCATTCTATCGCATGAATcaataaaaatctttttttttggaaatttcatCGTTAAAAAAATTGGAGTCGTCATAAGTACGTGctaaaacaatttatttttctttcaaacgtcCACTgttttgtgtaattttttttaatgttgttcGTACCATAACGGCTTCGTTACCAATTAAGAATCTGTTGATTGTTTTGTTGCTTCGGATAACCAAAAGGACTGAAATTGTGTACGCCACAGCattggttttttgacgtaggactacgtctttcagtaaggaagccaaatcaggaaacgccaccgatatagtggttctcagattttcgtgaaaagtggtagttttgtcctttaccgcaaaacattagactcgtatttttatattttttcatgagggtgaccatttccattttagggttgtccgaaaaataaactttttcctcttttttccaaacatgacttttttcaaaaattcataacttttgattcagatgatcaatatatccAATTAAAGCAAATACCAtggtcttgtttgaaaaaatacaacaccttcagaaaattcgaattctgttctcgtttttattgattgtattagttttttattgttttcatagtctcgggaccaacggcgctatatttttttatatttttttctgaaaagctgcggatttttcacataacatatgtcgaaatcagaggggtatttttttcgtttttgagtaatggtttttcaaagttaaccgatggtccaaaaaatcatttttcacttttttttcaaaaaatgactttgttcaaaaatgtattacttttgacctactttttttgaaaaaataacacactagCCAATTAATTgtattatagtcacatacatccagtctagtcgcatagaaatattgaatgaaaactgaaaacatgttaactttgaaaaatcttaaaaacataaaaacgaaaaataacacctttctggtattcggatatactatgtgaaaaaaacttcagctttctgggaaaaatttaaaaaaataggtgcccttggtcccgaaacgatgtaagccataaaaaacaaatataatcaataattacgaaaacaaaatcaatttttattcagagtgtagtatttttttcaaacaacacCAGCTCATTGACTTAAATTTGATACGtcgatcgtctgaatcggtccagtaaatcaaaagttatgattttttgtagtggaaaaaatggggaaaaaatgatttttcggaccatcggttgatctttgaaaaatcataactcaaaaacgaacctGGTTCCggtatgttatgtgaaaaatcctcagctttccagaaaaaatataaaaaaatatagcacctttGGTCCAGAGaccatgaaaattataaaataaaaatacaatcaataataacgaaaacataattcaaattttctgcaactctAGTATTTCTCCAGAAAAGACCAGCTGATTGGATTTATTtcaatat
The Toxorhynchites rutilus septentrionalis strain SRP chromosome 2, ASM2978413v1, whole genome shotgun sequence genome window above contains:
- the LOC129770577 gene encoding uncharacterized protein LOC129770577, which produces METNQAVEDCMMCMRVDKTQQYNEREEIFQYDTKRSIFDIEIPRKRKMADSLKPAAVPTLAEFLACHDGFHLTKNILLWKEIQCVVVDEWDAMTDDDGDDDEDCKLVIDEGMENELVMNENDAVIDYQMRSIDGSLNVKDSIDLSSKPEEYSILIDDQFYELFDM